From the genome of Tsukamurella pulmonis:
AAACGGGGCCAGGTCTAGCCGTCGAGCCGGGGCCTCTTCAAGCTGTCATAGCCAAATGGCTGCACCACGGCGCAGATCAATTACCCGAGTGGGACCGCCTGTACTAGCCAGGCGTGTCGGTCCCCGGTCGTACGTCCGGCCATGCCCTGGGTCGAGAAGCTGCCGATGAGCTGCCCGCAGTGCGGCGTGCCGTACCGCCCACGTCGGGTTCTCCTCGGCTTCGACAACCTCACCCGGCGGCGCACCCTGTACTGCCGCGATTGCGGCCACACCGTCGCCGTGGTGACGCACCTGGTGTGGCGTGATCGTAGCCGCGATGGCGCTGACCGGACTCGGGGAGCTACACCAGAGGAACAGGAATGCGAACGCCGGCCTGGGGACCGACAGGAACAACAACAGCCCCTCACGCGTTGAGCACCCCTTCACGACGGTTCGCGGATCCCGGGCACCCAGGAATTGATAATGTCCGTTCGCTCACGCTGAGAAACACGCGAAGGACCCACGCCGCACATGCCATATCTCGTAGCACTCATCATCGTCATTGCGATCATCGCCGCCGTCGTCAAGTTCATCCTGAAGCTGCTGCCTACGTTGCTCGCCGTCGCGGGCGCAGCCGCCGCTGTCTACGTGACGTACCGCGCGATCCGCTACATGCGGATGAAGCGTTACTTCGCCAGTGAGCCCTTCCAAGCGCAGAAGGTTCGTATCGCGGGCGTAGTCAACGAGCACAACGAGATCGCCAGCTACGTCAGCGAGATTCGACACTCGGGATCCTTCCAACTGGGCAGATCGTCGACCGGGCAACACGCGCACCTCGCACGATTCGAGAACACCAGCAGGCACCAGTACCAGCGTGACCGCAACACCGCGGATTACGGGGCGACCAATGTCCACAACTGCTCACTCCAGGTCGTGCGCAGCGCCAGCTCCGACCCACTCAAGTACGTGATGAAGTACTTCAGCATCAAGCCTGATGAAGAGCACCTCACGGCGGTTGAGGCGTCCGGTCGGGACATCAGCCGCCTGGAGAACGCGCTCGCGAACCTCCAGACGCGCGAGCAGCAGATCACCCAGTCGTTCACCCCACCAGCATTCATACTCAAGCACTACGCGGACGAGTTCATGAAACAGGTCGGCGTCGCCCTTTCGCCCATCGAGGTCCCCTACCCCCGCTATGTATTCGAGTACGTCAGCGCGGGAGGCAACAGCTCCCAACGAACCGTCGTCGACATGCACGGCCAGACCATCGACGCGCTGATAGAGATGATGGCGCAGCGGATCCGGTTCCGGAACAGCGCCGCAGGCCAACGCGCACTGATGACCTCCTCACTGCGGAACTCGATCAAGGCACGCGACGGGTACGCCTGCCGGAACTGCTCGGCATCGGTAGCGGTCGAGCCGAGCCTGCTCCTGGAGATCGACCACATCATCCCGGTGTCGCGCGGCGGCATGTCAACCGCCGACAACCTCCAGGCACTCTGCTGGCGATGCAACCGTTCGAAGTCAAACAAGATGCCGGCCTAGGCCCCCGGCGGACCCGATGGTCACTGCAGCTCGTCACGTAGCTGGTTCACCACCGCGCCCAGCGCCTCGATCTGCCACGCCAGGTACACCGCGGCCTGTCAGCCCCGGCCGCGCTGATTTGGTGCAATAAGTCACGGACGGGCGCGAGTACGGGGTCGATCCCGTCGTCGGTTATGCCTCACATGTTGGGCCGAGCAGGCTCGAGTCCGCTACACCAGAGGAACAGAAACGCGAAGGCCGGCGAGGGGACCGACGGACACAAGAACAGCCCCTGACCAGCGTGGTCAGGGGCTGCTGCGTGCGGGACCCGTCACCGGTTGGGATCGTCCTCGATCCCGGCCTCGTCCTCCCGGACCATCTGCACCATCAGCTCGTCGGCATACCGCTCGACCTCGGCCTCCGGGATCCGGATGAACCTGCCGACCCGATACCCGGCCAGCTCCCCGTCGTGTACCCGACGCGTCACCGTCGATGTGGACATTCCGAGGCGCTTACCCGCCCGCGACGGGCTCAACGACAGCCGTTGCGTCGCGACCGGCACGGGATTCAGAAGTGCGCGCACGTCGGACTCCTTCACCACCCTGCGGCCCGCCACCTCGAAAGCCGCCAGTTCGCCCCTGCGGATCATCGAGGCAACCGTCCGCGGGTCGCGGCTCAGGATGCGCCCCGCCCTGGTCAGGGTGATGAAGTCGGTCCCCCTCACGACTGCACGTCCTCGAAGTCGAGTATCAGCAGCAGGTCGCGGCCATCGAACTGGCCGAGGTGCACCAGGTCGGAGTTGATGAGCATCGACTTCCTCTCCCCGCCATTCTTCGTCACGGTCACGTGCTCGCCCTGGATCGCGTCAGAGTGGGCCACGATCCGCCAATCCCCCGACAGGCTCACGAACCTGGCCGCAACGGGGACCTCCTTGGTCCGGCGCTTGTTGAGCACCGTCATCGGCAACCGACCAGCCCGAGCCCTACGGAATGCCTCCTCGACGTCAGCAACCACGGTGCGCCACCCAAACAGGTCGCCCGGGTTCGCTGGTACGTCAAGCCTGCCCGCCACAGCCACCTCCACCGCCATTGATCGAATGCGCATCTCGGACTTCCCGTTTACGGCAGCGTCGCGCCGCAGCCGGAGGTCCAGTAGCGCCTCCGGCGCGATCTCCAGTTGCCGGAGACACTGCTCCGTGTGAAGCACCACCTCGTCGCGTGCAGCTTCGACCGAGAGCGAGCTGACCCGCTCCGTCTCCTCCCGGTGGGCCAGCTTCGACCGAGCCAGAACCTCCGCCTGCCGAGCATCCGCCTCAGCCTTCCTCAACGCCTCCTCCTGCGCCGCCTTGGCGCGCTTGAGAGCCTCGATGCGCTCGGCCTCAGCCTTCGCCTTCGCCGCCTTCTCAGCTGCGGCACGCTTCTCAACGAGCCGCTCCGGATCATCGACACCGAGCAGCACCCACAGCACGCCATCGCGCGCGCCGAGCGGACTGACGGCGGTCACCTCCTGCTCCTTCGGTGGGCGCGCGAGTCCCTGTTGGGGAGCCAGATTCACCTCGATCCGATCCCCGACCACCGGCCCCGCCTTCGCGAGCACCCGCCACCCGGCACCCCTGGCGCTGGTGAACGCAGGCGCGGACTTGAGAACCTTCGGCGCGAGGCCCTGGAGCCACGCCGACGACTCCGGGAACCCCGCGTCGCGAGCCAACGCCCGGTCCAGCTCGGCGGCAGCTTCCTTCTTGGCCGCGAGGGTGGCGCGGAGCTTCTCCGTCGATGCAGCACGCTGTGCGGCCTGGGCATGAGCCTCGACAAGCTCCCGAATCTCCGGCTCCTCGGCCTCCAGTCGTTCGACCGCCTCCAGGTCGAACGACCACGGCGATGTGTGGTCATTTGCCGCGACATCGTCCCGAATCCCATAGGGGCGCAGGTACTTCACGATGAGATTCTTCGTCCAGCCGCGGCCTACGACCTCGCGTTGTGAGATGTTCATTTGAGAACCTTTCCGGCCAGCAGTATTTCTGCTGCACCAAGGGCTCCCCGATGGTTCGTGTGTGTAAAACCAACACTAGATGCGTCAACCTCGTCACGCAAGCCCAATAGCCTTGTCCCCCACAGGTTCTCATTTGCGTTTCTGTGGTGTAGTGCCGCTGAGCTGCATAAACCTGGATCTCGCCTTCCACGGCCCCGAGACTCTCAGGAGGTTCACATCCAGCGGGGCGGCTGACCGGGGAGATCCGTCATGCGGACTGGGCCTCGACGGGCCCGAACTCATCCGCGTGACCGGCGACCAGCCGCCCGTCGGGTAGCGTCCGGAAGCATGGCAACCATCATTGACGTGTACCACGGCTGGTCAAGCGAGAACGGCCAGCTCAAGCCCCCAACGTGGAGCGAGCCCTTCCCCAGCGGGGCGTCTGCGGCCGACATCGCGACCGTGGTCTTCAACCGCGAAAGCAACCGGTTACTCGGCAGCGTGCCGTTCGAGACAGGCAGTGAGCTACACCGCCATATCGAGTCGATGATTGAGATTGCCCTACAGAACCTCGGATCTGAGACCGCGGTTGCATCCAACCTCCTGACGGTGCGGATCAACCGGACGTAACGCCAACCGGGCACGTAACCAGGCTGAAACGCCGGCCCAAGGACCCACCTGCTCGGTAATTTTTACCAAGCGTGCACGATCCACCGAGCAAGAAGCTCCCGGTCACGACCGGGAGCTTCTGTCACGCAGCCTGATACGACGTGAACCACTCATGTCCAGCCGGGCACCGGTAGGTCGCGCGCTCGGACCCGTCCAGCATCGGCTCGATGCTCACAGGCTGGTACAGCGTCACCGGCGGCTCCCCGCCCGGCGGAGTCGCGAACGGGTTCGCCTGCTTCATACGTACCGCCAGGGCCGCGCGCTCACATGTGCGGCAGGTGTCGCCGTACGGGTCCTGCTCGGTCGTCGGATTGGTCATCATGTTTCTCCTTCGGTTGTGGCCCAGTGGGCCGTTCCCCCGGGGCCGGTTGACTCCAGGAGCGGTGTGGGGATGGACGCTCAAGTACGTACGTCCACGTCACGTCCATCGCCACGCGGCCTGTCGTTGCAGGTCAGCGGGCTAACGTCCGTAACGTCCATGGTTCGAGACACTCTTCCCCTTACTAACGGATATGAGTGTGTCCCTACCTCTCGAACTACCTTCAACAACATCCTTCTCACGCTAAGAGTTGTGTGAGGTATGGACGTAATGGACGTGCGCAGGTCAGAGGCCGTTTCTGGATGGACGTAGCATGGACGTACGTACCTGCGCGTACCCGTCACGGCCAGTTCATCGCCTCCTGCACGTCCGGCTCGGGCGGCGGAGCCATCTCTTCGCCCCCTCCCAGAGGCGTCTGGTTCGCCTGCCCGTCGACCTCGGGCGCGGGAGCGACGAGTGCGACGCCCTTGAAGCCGTAGGGACGAGAGCTTCCCCGTACGAGCCGCACGCCGCTCCGTATCCCGCTGCCGGGTGCGGAGATCGCCGCAGAGAAGGATGCGAGCGACCCGGCCTCCTCGCCGGAAGCGGAGCACCAGCCGCAGTATGCGAAGTACAGCTCCTTCGCGGTGATCGACGCCGCGGGATGGCGCACGCACAGCTCCTCGATGAATGCATCGGTCGGGGATGCGAGTTGAGCGATCTTCCGGCGCTCCTCCGCCGCGCTCGCAGGCTCAATCAGCCGACCAGTCTCATTGAGGTGGTCGAGGCCGTCGAGCGCCCAGTTCAAGATCCCTGGCAGTTCCCGCTTAAGTCGGTCGAGAAGGCCGAGGTCTTCGCGGCCCAAGAACGAGACGCTAATCGGCAGGATTACCCAGCGGGTGGCGACCGCGCCCGTCGGGTCGTGGAAACGGGGTGAGAGGTTCGACGCCCCCATCAGGCGCGCGGTTGGAAGGAAGGTGATCGGGGTGATTCCCTTGCGGTCGGCGGTGATCCAGTCACCGCCGATGAGCGATAGAAGGGACTCGACCAATCGTTCATTGCGACGGTCGAGCCGCACATCGCCGAAGGTGACCAGCGACTTGCCCGCAAGGGGCGCGAGGCCGAACCGGTCACCCAGGCTGGTGATCTTCGGTGACACCGAAGCCTCGGGGCCCATCAACTCACCGGCGATCTTGAGGCACGTGCCCTTCCCGCAGCGCGGACGGCCGAGGATGAGCAGCGCCTTATGCAGGTCGGTGCGGCCGCTCACCAGGTACCCGAACCAGTCCTGCAGCAGCATCAGCGCTTCTCGATCGGCGGGGAAGACCGAGCCGAGGAACTGCTCCCACTCGGGACAGGTTGCATCGGGGTCGAAATCGAACGGTAGGCATGAGAGGTTGAAGAAGTGGGGCGTATGCGGTTCCAGGACACGTGTTCCGGGGTCGAGGAGCCCGTTGGCGACGGGGATGAGCATGCTAGATCCTTCGATTCGTTTCGGTCTTGGCGGACAGGTGGGCATGGGCGGCGAGGGCGTCGAGCACGCTGTTCATCGTCTTCGGGATCGGGTTCCACCGGGCGACGCTCGCTGGGGTGGTCAACTGCGGCGCCTTGAAGTACGTCTGACCGGCGAGGATGTGGTAGATCCGGGCACGTAAGTCGGCGTCCTCGGTGGCAGGCCAGGCCGTCCCGGACCATTCGCGCCACGCGTCCTGCCAGCGGATGAGGGTCGCGCGTCCTGTGGTGGGATCGGTCCAGTAGTCCTCGATGAGCCGTTGGGCCACGTCGTAGGGTGCGCCCGGTGGCGGGTACCAAGCAGGGTCGAACGGGATCTCGTCACCGGAGTTCCGCTTGGACGTACCCCGATTGATCGAGATGACATCGGCGGGTTCCGGATCCGGCTCCACCGGAACCAGGTCGTCCAGCGAGAGCCCGAGTGCGCCGAGGTGATCGACCACATCGTGTGCGCCCTCAGCAGCCTCGACCACGCGGTAGGTGACGCCGAGTGCATCGAGCGCCTCCGCGACCTGGCGGACGAACTCCTTGCCCGCGGCATCGCGGTCGCGGACGATGGTCACCTCGTGGCCGACGAGGGGTGCCCAGTCGGCCTTCCGCGCCGACTTCGCACCGCCGCAGGACGTTGTGGCCACCGCCCCCGCACGCTTGACGGCCTCGACGTTCCCTTCGCCCTCCACGACGTACACGGGCTCCCCGTCGGGGAACGGGATCCCGTAGAGCGCGTTGCCTTTCCGTCCGGGGTCCTGGCTGATGGCCTTGGACTTGCCGTTCCGTCCGGGGCGACGGTGGACGCGATGCCCGTCGAGGTACGAGTAGACGACGCCCTTGCGGGGCTCGTCGTAGAGGTCCGCCCACGTCAGATTGAATTCGGCCATCACGTCGGCCACTTCGCCGTTGAAGGCATGAATGGCGGCACGCCCCGGCTCGGGCTCCCAGACGACGGTGCCGTCGTCGGTATCCGAGTGCCCTGGGGTCGCGACCCGGAATCGGTCCCGACCCTCGTCGCGGAAGTTCCGACCCTGCGCCTGGAACAGGTCACGAAGGCGGTCGAACGCGCGCTGGTGAGCTACCATGGTGGTGTCGGTCCCCTGCTTGGCGGTTGGTGGAACAAGACACTTGAAGCGAAATACCCCCGCCCACCGGGGGTTTTCGTGTCTCTGGGCCACTTGGCCCTAGTGCCCCGGCGCGGAGTCGAACCGCGCAAGTTGATCCGGATGGATCCCATCCGGGGCCTTCAGATCAGTCGGTCCCCCAGGTCCAGCCCTTCGCTGGAACGCGGTTCCTCATGTGGGGCTGTTTGATGCTGCTTGGCGCTGGTCAGTGGCCTAGCCGGCAAGGACGACACCGTCGCCACGGAGCGTCTCCGTGATGACCTGCCGTTTCCAGGCGTAGTAGGCGCCCCGCGGGTATCGAACGGAGCCACCGACCTTCACACTCGGAGGTCCGGTCCCGACACCTCGCCACGCACTGAGCGTCTTGGTCGACTTCCCGACGTCGTTTGAGACGAACCGCGGCGTCAGAAGCTGGTCCTCCACATCCACCTCCCCCGCATCTGCATGATCATTGCTTTTTCGCATACTCCATGTTTATCAGGATCCGCGAGCCGGGTCAAGCTTTCTGAGTAAGGTCTAGTGTTTTTGGGCATGTTCAGGCTATGGTGAGCCCCATGATCAGCGACAAGCTGCTGGGGAGATACGTGCGACGCCGCCGTGAAGAGCTGGCACTTACGCAAGAGGGGCTGGCAGACCTACTAGGACTCAAACAGTTCGTCGTGAGCCGCATCGAGGCCGGCGATCGGGGCCTCAAGGTGACGGAACTAGGCAAGTTCGCCCAGGCACTTAGGACCACGCCCGAAGCGCTGGTTACAGCGGCCACAGCGCCCGATCCGTCACAGCAGACGGCGCTCGCGGGCGGGGTGCGCTCAACAGCGACAGATGCGCTCGTCAACTACGCAAGCGCGATCTCAGAACTAGCGGCAGCGTTCCATGAGGCACCTGAGTTGGCATCGCAGCAGGGCCTAGCGAACTTCGAAACGGCCCTCGCATCACTCCATGGCCCTACCCAGTACGTCGCCCTCACGGCGACCGCAGCGAACGCACTCCGGACGGAACTTCAAGCTCTGATCGACG
Proteins encoded in this window:
- a CDS encoding HNH endonuclease, giving the protein MPYLVALIIVIAIIAAVVKFILKLLPTLLAVAGAAAAVYVTYRAIRYMRMKRYFASEPFQAQKVRIAGVVNEHNEIASYVSEIRHSGSFQLGRSSTGQHAHLARFENTSRHQYQRDRNTADYGATNVHNCSLQVVRSASSDPLKYVMKYFSIKPDEEHLTAVEASGRDISRLENALANLQTREQQITQSFTPPAFILKHYADEFMKQVGVALSPIEVPYPRYVFEYVSAGGNSSQRTVVDMHGQTIDALIEMMAQRIRFRNSAAGQRALMTSSLRNSIKARDGYACRNCSASVAVEPSLLLEIDHIIPVSRGGMSTADNLQALCWRCNRSKSNKMPA
- a CDS encoding helix-turn-helix domain-containing protein: MRGTDFITLTRAGRILSRDPRTVASMIRRGELAAFEVAGRRVVKESDVRALLNPVPVATQRLSLSPSRAGKRLGMSTSTVTRRVHDGELAGYRVGRFIRIPEAEVERYADELMVQMVREDEAGIEDDPNR
- a CDS encoding DNA primase family protein, producing MLIPVANGLLDPGTRVLEPHTPHFFNLSCLPFDFDPDATCPEWEQFLGSVFPADREALMLLQDWFGYLVSGRTDLHKALLILGRPRCGKGTCLKIAGELMGPEASVSPKITSLGDRFGLAPLAGKSLVTFGDVRLDRRNERLVESLLSLIGGDWITADRKGITPITFLPTARLMGASNLSPRFHDPTGAVATRWVILPISVSFLGREDLGLLDRLKRELPGILNWALDGLDHLNETGRLIEPASAAEERRKIAQLASPTDAFIEELCVRHPAASITAKELYFAYCGWCSASGEEAGSLASFSAAISAPGSGIRSGVRLVRGSSRPYGFKGVALVAPAPEVDGQANQTPLGGGEEMAPPPEPDVQEAMNWP
- a CDS encoding toprim domain-containing protein; translated protein: MVAHQRAFDRLRDLFQAQGRNFRDEGRDRFRVATPGHSDTDDGTVVWEPEPGRAAIHAFNGEVADVMAEFNLTWADLYDEPRKGVVYSYLDGHRVHRRPGRNGKSKAISQDPGRKGNALYGIPFPDGEPVYVVEGEGNVEAVKRAGAVATTSCGGAKSARKADWAPLVGHEVTIVRDRDAAGKEFVRQVAEALDALGVTYRVVEAAEGAHDVVDHLGALGLSLDDLVPVEPDPEPADVISINRGTSKRNSGDEIPFDPAWYPPPGAPYDVAQRLIEDYWTDPTTGRATLIRWQDAWREWSGTAWPATEDADLRARIYHILAGQTYFKAPQLTTPASVARWNPIPKTMNSVLDALAAHAHLSAKTETNRRI
- a CDS encoding helix-turn-helix domain-containing protein, with the translated sequence MISDKLLGRYVRRRREELALTQEGLADLLGLKQFVVSRIEAGDRGLKVTELGKFAQALRTTPEALVTAATAPDPSQQTALAGGVRSTATDALVNYASAISELAAAFHEAPELASQQGLANFETALASLHGPTQYVALTATAANALRTELQALIDEIVVASVLPEGGTDAVDD